A region of the Kribbella sp. NBC_01245 genome:
GGTCCGGGTCGACTCACGCCGGGAGTTGGTGATGCGCAGGCCGAGAGAGAGTTTGAGCATCACCGGCAGGTCCGGGTGATAGATCGTGCGCAGGCTGGAGGTCGGATACCACTGGGCGCCCAACGGGCCGAGCGCCTTCAGCCGGCCGGAGGCGAGCAACGCGGCGACCCGCGGCCGTCGTACGGCGTCCGCAGCCTGCCACGGATGCGCCGGGACCAGCACGGTGCCCGGCTCGGGGGTGGTGCCGGCCAGCGCCGCCATCAGCTGCAGGGCGTCCAGTCCCTGCAGTGATGGCGCGCCGGCCACCTGGTCCGCGGACACCAGATCGGCGTCGGCCGCGAACCAGTGCACCTGGAAGGCGCCGCCCAGTTCTGGCGAGTAGGTCGCCAGTTCCACACCTTCCATACCGTCACGGCTCTTCGGTGCCGGGTGGTTCAGGTGGCCGAGAAGCAAGGCCTGCTCGGCATCCAGGAACCGCCCCATCGGGCTGCGAGCCGAACCACTCGCGCCCACGAAGGTCGTGACGTTGCGGACGGACTCGGCGGTACGCGACACCAGGTCGGCCACCTCGTCCGGGTCCGATCGGATCTCCTCGGCGAGGAGTCGCACCAGTACGGCCGGGTCGGCAGTGACCGATCCACCTGAATTGGTCACCTCGACCCGGCTGAACTGGTGCAGGCCGGTCCGCGAGGCATGGCCGACCTCAGCGGTGATCGTGATCGCGCTGATCGGTAGCTCGATCGACAGCCGGCCCGGCCGCACCACGATCCCGGTCTCCCGGGTCCAGCAGCGCAGCACGGCATTGAGATGCGCCTCGGCAGAGATCGACTCCGCGGTCTTCGCTGCGTCGGTCGGAGCCGTATCGGTCGGATGAGTCACGCTGCGCCCTCTCCGTTCGTTTCCCGGCGGCCGGCCAGCACCTCGCGTCCCGTGGCCACGACGAGGTCCAGCAGGCCCTCGATGTCCGTCGGGGTCGCATTCGGGTTCAGCAGCGTCAGCTTCAACGCCACCACAGCGGGCCGGTTACCTCGGGCCGGCACCTTCGTCCGGCCGATCAGCGCGCGACCCGACGTCAGCAACCGCCGCCGGACCTCACCCTGAACCGCGTCCAGGTCGGCCGGGTCCAGGTCCTGACCCGCGACCCGGAACAGCACGGTCGTCAGGGTCACCGGTGCGAGCAGCTCCAGGGAACTGTCCGCGACGACCCGGGCGGCGGCCGCGTGCGCGAGCTCGTGACAGGTGTCGAGCATTGTGCCCAGTCCCGACCGCCCGTAAGCGGTCAATGTGGTCGCGACCTTCACCGCGTCCGGACGACGGGTCGTCTGCAGGCTGCGGCCGAGCAGACCGTCGAGGCCCGAGTCGATGTCGTCGGCCGGGTTGAGGTAGTCCACCGACCGGTCGAACGACGCGAACCGGCTCCGGTCCGCGACCAGCAGCACGCTCGTCGCGGCCGGCTGCCAGCCGATCTTGTGCAGGTCGAGCGTGACCGAGTCGGCGGCCGGCAGATCCGCGAGCAACGGCGCGAGCCGATCCGAGAACAACGCGCCGAATCCGTAGGCCGCGTCCACGTGCACCCAAGCGCCGTACCGCCGGCCCAGCTCGGCGATCTCCGCGATCGGATCGATCGAGCCGTAGTCGGTAGTACCCGCGGTCGCGATGACGGCGATCGGCGTACGACCCTGGTGGCGCAGCTCCTGCTCGAGCACGTCCGTCCGCATCCGGAAGTGGTCGTCGCTCGGAATCGTGATGGCCGCGTCCTCCCCCAGACCCAGCGCGGCACACGCCCGCTGGACCGAGAAGTGGGCCAGCTCGGAGCAGAACACGACCGGCCGGTGCAAGCCCTGCAACCCGTTACGCCGTACGTCGATCCCGGTCGCGGCGGCTGCGCTGTCACGGGCGATCAGCACTGCCAGCAGGTTGGAGATCGAGCCGCCGGGAGTGAGCACGCCATCGGCCTGCGGGCCGAACCCGGCCAAGTCGGCGAGCGCACGCACGACCCACTTCTCGATCGCCAGCGTCGCCGGGCCGGAGTCGTATGTGTCCATCGAAGCGTTGCTCGCGGACGCCATCATGTCGGCGTCAACGGCCACCTGGAGCACGGGCGGTTGCAGGTGCGCGGCGGCGAACGGGTGACTCAGGTCGATCCCGTTGTCCTCCAGCAAGTCGCTCATCAACGCCAGCGCGGTCGACTCCCCGACACCAGTGGCGGGAACACGCGCCTCCCCGAGTAACTCGGTCGTACGGTGCAGAACGGCAGAAGGCGAACCGGCCGGCATCGGGCCGCGCTCGCGGTCGGAGACGGTGGACGCCAACGGCCACTTCTCCGGTCGGGTCGGAACAGAGCTCAGCACGGTCAGACGCGCCTGATGCGGCATCCAGATCTCCCGAAGAGTTTGTTAGGCAAGCCTTAGTAAGGCACGCCTAACCTATGTCTCGGGGACCACTCTCTGTCAACTCACCCGCGCGCCGTCCAACCCCTGGACCGCCTTCCCTCCCAGCGATTCCAACGACCTGCAGACACGAACGTCACACGCAACGTGGCAATCCTCACGCCAACCCTTTGCATTCATTCGTCGGAATCCGCCCTCGACCGCCGCGTGCTTGTGCGCGTCCGCTGACCTGCGAGGGCGGATTCCGACGAATGAATGCAAAGTGACGGTGGCGCGGGCTATTGGGCGTAGGGGGTGCGGGTGAGGATGAAGGTGGCGAGGTTTAGGTGGTCGGGGTGGGCGTGGAGGCGTTCGCCGGCGAAGTAGCCGTCCAGGCCTTCGTAGAGGTCTTTGCCGATGACGCGGAAGCGGGTGACACGCGTGCCGTCCGGGTTGGAGAGGACGAGGATGCCGCCGTCGATCGTCATCAGGTACGGCGTGTTGCCCCAATGCCAGGCGCCGAGCAGTTCCTCGCCGACGGGTAGTTCCGGTTCGGGCGTCCACTCCGGCGCCAACGGCGGTTCATGCGCGGCAGTGGCACGGATGAGGTCGAGCGCGAGCATCGGCGCGCGCCCATTCGTCCCATTGGCGAGCGTCACCGCGCCGATCCCCCGCACGCGATCCACGAACAGACCAGCCAGGAACCCAGGCATCGACCCGGTATGACCAGTGAAGACGTACGGATCGTCCGCATGTAAACGCAATCCCAGGCCGTAGCTCGCGGTCAACCCCTCGTTCGGGTCGTTCGCCATCGGCGCGGCCATCTCGTCGACCGTTGCCGGGGACAACACTTCGGCGGCCGGGTCAATCCAGAACGACGCGTAGCGCGCGAGATCCTCCAGCGTGCTCCACAATTGGCCCGCGGGCGCCATCGACCCCGAGTCGTACGCCGGTTCGTCGTCAAGGCGATGCGTCCACGGGTGGACGGAAAACCCTTCTGCGGCAGGCAAAACCGGCGAGTACGACGTACGGCGCATCTCGAGCGGGTCGAGAATCCGGCGCTGCGCCAACTCGGTCCAGCTCGAACCACGCAGCCGCGCGACCAGTTCACCGAGCAACCCGAAGCCGATGTTCGAGTAGTGGAACCGCCGGTCCGGTACGCCCGCGGCGATCGACTCGTCCAACGCGGACGCGAGTTCCTCGAACGAAACGCCCGGGTTGCGCTCCCACCAGTCGCCCACCGGCTCGGCGTTCATCCCGCCGGAATGGGCGAGCAGGTTCCGGATGCTCAGGTGGCCGTAGCCGATACCCGGCAGGTGTTTGCCGATCGGGTCGGACAACGTGAGCAGGCCGTCATCCCGGCACTGCATCACCAGGATTGCCGTGAGCGTCTTCGTGATCGACCCGATCCGGTACTGCGTATCCGCACTCGGCAAGGCGCCTGCTCTGTTGGCAAAACGCCCGCGCGTGCCGGACCACACCAGCTCGCCGTCGCGCACCACGCCGGCCACGAGTGACGGCAGGCGCGACGCAGACTGAACCGCCGCCACCTCCCGAAGGAGAGCGGCGGCGGTGTCAGGTCGTACCAAAGTCACTCGAAATCCTCCGGCGGCGGACAGCTGCAGATCAGATTACGGTCACCATGCGCGCCGTCGATCCGGCGCACCGGCGGCCAGTACTTCGCGGTCCGATCGACCGACTGCGGGAACGCCGCCTCTTCGCGGGTGTACTTGTGGTCCCACTTGTCGTTGATCACGGCCGACGCGGTGTGCGGCGCGTTGACCAGCGGGTTGTCGTCCGCCGGCCACTCCCCCG
Encoded here:
- a CDS encoding pyridoxal phosphate-dependent decarboxylase family protein, producing MPHQARLTVLSSVPTRPEKWPLASTVSDRERGPMPAGSPSAVLHRTTELLGEARVPATGVGESTALALMSDLLEDNGIDLSHPFAAAHLQPPVLQVAVDADMMASASNASMDTYDSGPATLAIEKWVVRALADLAGFGPQADGVLTPGGSISNLLAVLIARDSAAAATGIDVRRNGLQGLHRPVVFCSELAHFSVQRACAALGLGEDAAITIPSDDHFRMRTDVLEQELRHQGRTPIAVIATAGTTDYGSIDPIAEIAELGRRYGAWVHVDAAYGFGALFSDRLAPLLADLPAADSVTLDLHKIGWQPAATSVLLVADRSRFASFDRSVDYLNPADDIDSGLDGLLGRSLQTTRRPDAVKVATTLTAYGRSGLGTMLDTCHELAHAAAARVVADSSLELLAPVTLTTVLFRVAGQDLDPADLDAVQGEVRRRLLTSGRALIGRTKVPARGNRPAVVALKLTLLNPNATPTDIEGLLDLVVATGREVLAGRRETNGEGAA
- a CDS encoding serine hydrolase domain-containing protein, translating into MTLVRPDTAAALLREVAAVQSASRLPSLVAGVVRDGELVWSGTRGRFANRAGALPSADTQYRIGSITKTLTAILVMQCRDDGLLTLSDPIGKHLPGIGYGHLSIRNLLAHSGGMNAEPVGDWWERNPGVSFEELASALDESIAAGVPDRRFHYSNIGFGLLGELVARLRGSSWTELAQRRILDPLEMRRTSYSPVLPAAEGFSVHPWTHRLDDEPAYDSGSMAPAGQLWSTLEDLARYASFWIDPAAEVLSPATVDEMAAPMANDPNEGLTASYGLGLRLHADDPYVFTGHTGSMPGFLAGLFVDRVRGIGAVTLANGTNGRAPMLALDLIRATAAHEPPLAPEWTPEPELPVGEELLGAWHWGNTPYLMTIDGGILVLSNPDGTRVTRFRVIGKDLYEGLDGYFAGERLHAHPDHLNLATFILTRTPYAQ
- a CDS encoding IucA/IucC family protein — translated: MTHPTDTAPTDAAKTAESISAEAHLNAVLRCWTRETGIVVRPGRLSIELPISAITITAEVGHASRTGLHQFSRVEVTNSGGSVTADPAVLVRLLAEEIRSDPDEVADLVSRTAESVRNVTTFVGASGSARSPMGRFLDAEQALLLGHLNHPAPKSRDGMEGVELATYSPELGGAFQVHWFAADADLVSADQVAGAPSLQGLDALQLMAALAGTTPEPGTVLVPAHPWQAADAVRRPRVAALLASGRLKALGPLGAQWYPTSSLRTIYHPDLPVMLKLSLGLRITNSRRESTRTELRRGLEINRLLDAGYAAGTTQAHPRFAIVRDPAWVALDEPQAQGGPSLTGLDVAVREVPPGIDSYACLAGLVAPRPGALSRLGEAVAAQGPDGAQAWVATYIDEVLVPMLHLYAATGIGLEAHQQNTLVKVDDAGRVTGGAYRDNQGYYLASSYLDGLLKTSGDSESTLAVVEDEIVDDRLTYYMLHNQALAPVGCLAMEGLESEDALLAVVRDRLDAALPELKAAGPDGDRLARRWLTAETLPCKANIATRLKGIDEVVAPLDNQSVYVDVPNPLAVM